From the Ensifer adhaerens genome, the window CTCGGAGATCAACGTGCGCCGCAAGCCTACGAGATGAGTGACTTAGCCTCGCTCACGGCAAGCGCCACGCCGGCCTTCCTTCCCGAAGCAACGGGTCGGACCGCCATCACCGCTCGACCTTGGCTCAGCCTTTGAGCGCTCGATAGGCCGACAGTCAGATAGTCACGGCATCCTTGATGCTGCCCAGGATTGATAAGGGAGAACGTATTTTGCAGGTACTTGTCAGAGACAACAACGTTGACCAGGCTTTGCGCGTCCTGAAGAAGAAGATGCAGCGCGAAGGTCTGTTCCGCGAGTTCAAGGCGCGCACCAGCTACGAAAAGCCTTCGGAAAAGCGCGCCCGCGAGAAGGCGGAAGCCGTACGCCGCCAGCGCAAGCTGCAGCGCAAGAAGCTTCAGCGCGAAGGCCTGCTGCCGGCACCCAAGCGCGCTGTAAAGTCGCGCTGATTGCGCTTCGGTCCCGCATTGCGGTGACTGCGAAATGACAAGAACGGTGGCGCCGTCGGCGCCACCGGGACCGGCAACTGAGCGGGTCCAGGGGCGAAGCGAAACCGCCTGAACAAACCCTGCGCACCGTCGGCATAATTCCTTTAGGCCCGACGCAATTTGCAGGTAAAATTACCCGGAGAATCAAAAGGCTACAGCGCTGCGCGACCGCGTAGCGTTTATGAAGCGAAGACAGCACTCCTGCGGCGTGTCTGCCCGTTCACGGCGTCACGCCCATCCCGCGGAGACAAGCCATGACTTCTACCGGCAGCAATCTCTTCAAACCCGGCAAGGCTTCGGCCGCCGACAAGGCCAGCGCCAGCGACCATTCGGCGAAAACCATCATCGCCGCCGAGAAGATCGCGCGCGACAAGAAGACGGAGAAGCTGAAAGCGCTCCGCCTCGAACGCGCCGCCGCCGAACCGCAGGCAGCACCTCCCGCCCCCAAAAGAGCCGGCAAATCGCAGCGGCCGTAATCCGCCGCCGCAGGCTCCGCCGCTTTCGCGCGATCGCCCGCCGGGCGAGAGAACGACCTTGTATTGGGCGCATTTGAAGCGCATCTTTGACCAATCGAGATAGGCCGACTTGGCTTTTCGCGGCGTCAGAGGTCCACGGCCCGCCAATTTCCCTTTATCGACGGCGAGGCTTGCGCGACCGACTGGAAAGCCGTGCGCGAGCGCAGGCTCACCGGCAGATCTGAACCACATCCTGCAACGCTCCTTAGGCTGACCCGGCAGGAAACAGTGGCTCAGGACGGCTTGAGACGGATGCGCTTCTGCCCAATGGAACGAGGGCGCGCTGCACGATCTGCAACGCCTCCATTCGGACGGTCGACCCCGACGCAAGCCGCTTGTACAACGACGCGTCGCAGGCAACACACGATTGGACGACCACATGTTCCAGGCCCTCGCACACAGAATTCGCCGATACGACTACACGCTTGCGGCAATCAAGGCATCGCTCGTCTTGTCCCTGCTGTTCGTCGCATTCGTAATCTTCAGCGGGCTTCTCTGGTAGCATTGCCAGATCGCACCTTTTGAACCCCGGACCGCCGGGCGCACACCACCGTTGCCGATGACATGGCCGAGCGACTTGCGGCAAGGCCGCGATCTCAGGCAAACTCCACCCTCAAGAATCTCCGAGACACCTTTTGCCGGCTCGGCGCGAGCCGGTATTGCGCTTTTACGGAACGTCCCATGGCACTGCATCTCGAAACTCCGCTGATTGAATCCCGCCCCTTGAGCCTCGCTTCGGAGCGCTCCATCTGGCTGAAGATGGATGCACTGCAGCCATCGGGCTCGTTCAAGATTCGCGGCGTCGGCGCTGCCTGCGAGCACCATGCGCGAAACGGCAAACGGCGCTTCGTCTCCTCCTCCGGCGGCAATGCCGGCATGGCGGTCGCCTATGCCGGGCGGCGCCTCTCGATCCCCGTTTCCGTCTTCGTTCCCGAAACGACGACAGAACGGGCAAAGGCGCTCATCCGCCAGGAAGGTGCCGAAGTGATCGTGCACGGCGGTGCATGGGACGAAGCAAACGCCCGCGCGCTGGCGTCCGTCGATGCCGAGACCGCCTTCATCCACCCCTTCGACGATCCGCTGCTGTGGGCCGGGCATGCGACGATGATCGACGAGGTCGTCAGATCCGGCCTTTCCTTCGATGCGGTCGCGCTCTCGGTCGGCGGCGGCGGACTGCTGTCGGGCGTTGCCGAAGGGCTGGAGCGCAATGGCCTGCGGGACATTCCCATCATCACCGCAGAGACCGAAGGCACCGCGTCCCTCGTCGCCTCCGTCAAGGCGGGCACGCTGGTGGAGCTTCCCTCTGTCACCGGCGTCGCCACCTCGCTCGGCGCCCGAAAGGTCTGCGAGCAAGCCTTCGAGATTAGCCAGACCCGACCGGTCGAATGCGTCGTGGTCAACGACCAGTCGGCGGTCGACGCCTGCATCCGCTTCCTCGACGATCACCGGGTACTGGTGGAACCCGCCTGCGGCGCCGCGCTCGCGATCGCCTATGGCCATGCCGGTCAGCTGCTGCGCTTTGAACGCGTGCTGATAATCGTCTGCGGCGGCGCGACGACGACCGTCGAACGGCTGCAGGCCTGGCAGGCCTGAGCGGCAAGCTGCCCCATTCGCATTGCTGGAAATCGGAACGGACGCCCCTGGCGAACATGCCCACGCGAACTTATCTGCAATTTGGAACCGCAGATTGTTCCGCTATCGGCTGGGAGCCAGGAATGAGCAAGATGTTCAGGTTTACCGCTCGGTGCCTATGGAGCGTCTCCGTCATCGCAGCCGCGACGACCATCGGCGCCATGATCGGGTGGCACAGCAGTGGCTGGGGTGGAGCCGTCGGCTTCGGCCTCGTCGGGTTCGGCACCGGCTCGGCGCTGGCCGCCTTCCCTTCGTTTTTCCTGGACATGTTCTTGAGCTTTGTTTTTGCCTAGCTCCCGCCTATGCCGCACCCCGCGCCGGCGACACGCATGTCGGCCTCACGAAAAAAGCCGGGGCACTGCCCCGGCTTGTCTCATTCGACCGTTCGATAAGGCTTAGTTCTTCGCCTTGTCGACCAGCTTGTTCTTGCCGATCCACGGCATCATGCCGCGAAGCTTGGCGCCGACTTCTTCGATCTGGTGGCTGTCGTTGACGCGGCGGATGCCCTTGAAGCGGGCCGCACCCGACTTGTATTCCTGCATCCATTCCGAGGTGAACTTGCCGGTCTGGATGTCCTTGAGGACGCGCTTCATCTCGGCCTTGGTTTCTTCGGTGATGATGCGCGGACCGGTGACGTATTCGCCCCACTCGGCCGTGTTCGAGATCGAGTAGTTCATGTTGGCGATACCGCCTTCATAGATCAGGTCGACGATCAGCTTCACTTCGTGCAGGCACTCGAAATAGGCCATTTCCGGGGCGTAGCCGCCTTCGACCAGCGTTTCGAAGCCAGCGCGGATGAGCTCGACGAGACCGCCGCACAGAACGACCTGTTCGCCGAAGAGGTCGGTTTCGCACTCTTCCTTGAAGTTGGTTTCGATGATGCCCGAACGGCCGCCGCCGACGCCGCAGGCGTAGGAGAGCGCGAGGTCGAGGGCGTTGCCCGAAGCGTCCTGGTGAACGGCAACGAGGCAGGGAACGCCGCCGCCCTTCTGGTATTCGCCGCGAACCGTGTGGCCCGGGCCCTTCGGCGCGATCATGACGACGTCGAGCGAAGCCTTCGGCTCGATCAGGCCGAAGTGAACGTTGAGGCCGTGGGCAAAGGCGATCGCAGCGCCGTCACGGATGTTGCCGGCGATTTCGGCCTTGTAGATTTCGGCCTGCAGTTCGTCCGGCGTTGCCATCATGATCAGGTCGGCCCACTTGGCAGCTTCAGCAACCGAAAGAACCTGGAGACCGTCGGCCTCGACCTTGGCAGCCGTTGCCGAGCCCGGCTTCAGCGCAATGCGGATTTCCTTGGCGCCGGAATCCTTCAGGTTCAGCGCATGGGCGCGGCCCTGGCTGCCGTAGCCGACGATGGCGACCTTCTTCGACTTGATCAGGTTGATGTCGGCATCACGATCGTAATAGACGCGCATTTTTGTGGTCCTTCCCGTTGCTTTTCAGTTGCTTGAGACGAGGCTTGCCCCGCCGTTACCCTTTCGTACCGTAAAGCGCGAGGAAGGCTGAAACTGCCTGCTCCGCCTTGCGGCCAAAACCTTTTTTCATCTCGCCGGCCTCTTCGCCGAGCAGCATCTTCAGATGCCAGTCGGAGACGATCAGGCCGTAAAGTGCGCCGTAAGCCTCGTCGGCATCGTCAAACGTCAACAGCCCCGCCTTGCGGCCGGCTTCCAGCAGCGCTGCCGCCCGGCGGCCAATCTGCCGACGCCCGCGCTCCTGCAGCATGTGGCCGAGCTTGGAGCCGTCGCGGCTCGCCTGACCGATCGCCAGGCGATTGAGCGCCAGCGACACGTCGCCGGCAAGAACCTCCAGCAGGTCCTTGGCGAAGGTGACGAGATGGCCGCGCAGGCTCCCGGCATCGAGCGTGCGGGCGGCAACATCCTGCGTGCGCACCTTGCTCGCCTGGAAGCCGATCATCGCCGAGATCAGGCCGTCGCGATCGCCGAACCACTTGTAGAGGCTTTCCTTGGAGCAATTGGCCGCCCGCGCGATGCCGGCCGTCGTCAACGCCTTTTCGCCGCCGTCGACCAGAAGACGCAATGCCTGCTCGAGAACGGCGCCCTGACGTTCCGTCAGCCCCTCCCCGGCATTCGCCTCCCGCATCGCCACAGCCATCTGCACGTCGCCTCGCTCCCGATCAGTACCGTACGGTACGGTTCGCATCCTTCTAGTGAAGCGTCTCCGGGGCGTCAAGACGATTCTCATAAGCAGGCAAAATTTCGGCGGTGACGGCGAAAGCCAGAGCCAATAGGCTGGCGGCGCAACCCGGAGAGAGGTCGACGGTGCCGCCCGTTCACAAGGCATACATCCTGATCGTCGTGAGTTTCT encodes:
- a CDS encoding TetR/AcrR family transcriptional regulator C-terminal domain-containing protein, encoding MQMAVAMREANAGEGLTERQGAVLEQALRLLVDGGEKALTTAGIARAANCSKESLYKWFGDRDGLISAMIGFQASKVRTQDVAARTLDAGSLRGHLVTFAKDLLEVLAGDVSLALNRLAIGQASRDGSKLGHMLQERGRRQIGRRAAALLEAGRKAGLLTFDDADEAYGALYGLIVSDWHLKMLLGEEAGEMKKGFGRKAEQAVSAFLALYGTKG
- the rpsU gene encoding 30S ribosomal protein S21 encodes the protein MQVLVRDNNVDQALRVLKKKMQREGLFREFKARTSYEKPSEKRAREKAEAVRRQRKLQRKKLQREGLLPAPKRAVKSR
- the ilvC gene encoding ketol-acid reductoisomerase — its product is MRVYYDRDADINLIKSKKVAIVGYGSQGRAHALNLKDSGAKEIRIALKPGSATAAKVEADGLQVLSVAEAAKWADLIMMATPDELQAEIYKAEIAGNIRDGAAIAFAHGLNVHFGLIEPKASLDVVMIAPKGPGHTVRGEYQKGGGVPCLVAVHQDASGNALDLALSYACGVGGGRSGIIETNFKEECETDLFGEQVVLCGGLVELIRAGFETLVEGGYAPEMAYFECLHEVKLIVDLIYEGGIANMNYSISNTAEWGEYVTGPRIITEETKAEMKRVLKDIQTGKFTSEWMQEYKSGAARFKGIRRVNDSHQIEEVGAKLRGMMPWIGKNKLVDKAKN
- a CDS encoding pyridoxal-phosphate dependent enzyme; this translates as MALHLETPLIESRPLSLASERSIWLKMDALQPSGSFKIRGVGAACEHHARNGKRRFVSSSGGNAGMAVAYAGRRLSIPVSVFVPETTTERAKALIRQEGAEVIVHGGAWDEANARALASVDAETAFIHPFDDPLLWAGHATMIDEVVRSGLSFDAVALSVGGGGLLSGVAEGLERNGLRDIPIITAETEGTASLVASVKAGTLVELPSVTGVATSLGARKVCEQAFEISQTRPVECVVVNDQSAVDACIRFLDDHRVLVEPACGAALAIAYGHAGQLLRFERVLIIVCGGATTTVERLQAWQA